One genomic region from Balaenoptera acutorostrata chromosome 1, mBalAcu1.1, whole genome shotgun sequence encodes:
- the NCDN gene encoding neurochondrin isoform X2 — translation MSCCDLAAAGQLGKAGIMASDCEPALNQAEGRNPTLERYLGALREAKNDSEQFAALLLVTKAVKAGDIDAKTRRRIFDAVGFTFPNRLLTTKEAPDGCPDHVLRALGVALLACFCSDPELAAHPQVLNKIPILSTFLTARGDPDDAARRSMIDDTYQCLTAVAGTPRGPRHLIAGGTVSALCQAYLGHGYGFDQALALLVGLLAAAETQCWKEGEPDLLAVLRGLSEDFQKAEDASKFELCQLLPLFLPPTTVPSECLRDLQAGLARILGSKLSSWQRNPALKLAARLAHACGSDWIPAGNSGSKFLALLVNLACVEVRLALEETGTEVKEDVVTACYALMELGIQECTRCEQSLLKEPQKVQLVSVMKEAIGAVIHYLQQVGPEKQKEPFVFASVRILGAWLAEETSSLRKEVCQLLPFLVRYAKTLYEETEEANDLSQQVATLAISPTTPGPTWPGDALRLLLPGWCHLTVEDGPREILIKEGAPSLLCKYFLQQWELTSPGHDTSVLPDSVEISLQTCCHIFLNLVVTAPGLIKRDACFTSLMNTLMASLPALVQQQGRLLLAANVATLGLLMARLLSTSPALQGTPASRGFFAAAILFLSQSHVARATPGSDQAVLALSPDYEGIWADLQELWFLGMQAFTGCVPLLPWLAPAALRSRWPQELLQLLGSVSPNSVKPEMVAAYQGVLVELARANRLCREAMRLQAGEETASHYHMAALEQCLAEP, via the exons ATGTCGTGTTGTGACCTGGCTGCGGCGGGACAG TTGGGCAAGGCGGGCATCATGGCCTCGGATTGCGAGCCAGCTCTGAACCAGGCAGAGGGCCGAAACCCCACCCTGGAGCGCTACCTGGGAGCCCTCCGTGAGGCCAAGAATGACAGCGAGCAGTTTGCAGCCCTGCTGCTA GTGACCAAGGCAGTCAAAGCAGGTGACATCGATGCCAAAACTAGGCGGCGGATCTTTGATGCTGTCGGCTTCACCTTCCCCAATCGTCTCCTGACTACCAAGGAGGCGCCGGATGGCTGCCCCGACCATGTTCTCCGGGCCTTGGGTGTGGCCCTGCTGGCCTGCTTCTGCAGTGACCCTGAACTAGCCGCCCATCCCCAGGTCCTGAACAAGATCCCCATCCTTAGCACCTTCCTCACAGCCCGGGGGGACCCTGACGATGCTGCCCGCCGTTCCATGATTGATGACACCTACCAGTGCCTGACAGCTGTGGCGGGCACACCTCGTGGGCCCCGACACCTCATTGCCGGTGGCACCGTGTCTGCCCTGTGTCAGGCGTACCTGGGGCATGGCTATGGCTTTGACCAGGCCCTGGCACTCCTGGTGGGGCTGTTGGCCGCTGCTGAGACACAGTGCTGGAAAGAGGGGGAGCCTGACCTGCTGGCTGTTTTGCGGGGCCTCAGCGAAGATTTCCAGAAAGCCGAGGATGCCAGTAAGTTTGAGCTCTGCCAGCTGCTGCCCCTCTTTCTGCCCCCAACAACTGTGCCCTCTGAATGCCTCCGGGATCTGCAGGCCGGGCTGGCACGCATCCTGGGCAGCAAGCTGAGCTCCTGGCAGCGCAACCCAGCACTGAAGCTGGCAGCCCGCCTGGCGCACGCCTGCGGCTCTGACTGGATCCCAGCGGGCAACTCCGGGAGCAAGTTCCTGGCCCTGCTGGTGAATCTGGCATGCGTGGAGGTGCGGCTGGCACTGGAGGAGACAGGCACAGAGGTGAAAGAGGATGTGGTGACCGCTTGCTACGCCCTCATGGAGTTGGGGATCCAGGAATGCACCCGCTGTGAGCAGTCACTGCTTAAGGAGCCACAGAAGGTGCAGCTTGTGAGCGTCATGAAGGAGGCCATCGGGGCTGTCATCCACTACCTGCAGCAG GTGGGGCCAGAGAAGCAAAAGGAGCCCTTTGTGTTTGCTTCCGTGCGGATCCTGGGTGCCTGGCTGGCCGAAGAAACCTCATCCCTGCGCAAGGAGGTCTGCCAGCTGCTGCCCTTCCTCGTCCGCTATGCCAAGACCCTCTACGAGGAGACCGAGGAGGCCAATGACCTCTCCCAGCAGGTGGCCACCTTGGCCAtctcccccaccaccccaggGCCCACCTGGCCAGGGGATGCTCTCCG GCTCCTCCTGCCCGGCTGGTGCCACCTGACGGTCGAAGATGGGCCCCGGGAGATCCTGATCAAGGAGGGGGCCCCCTCACTTCTGTGCAAGTATTTCCTGCAGCAGTGGGAACTCACATCCCCTGGCCATGACACCTCAGTGCTGCCCGACAGCGTGGAGATCAGCCTGCAGACCTGCTGTCACATCTTCCTCAACCTCGTGGTCACTGCACCGGGGCTGATCAA GCGAGATGCCTGCTTCACTTCTCTAATGAACACCCTGATGGCGTCGCTGCCCGCACTAGTACAGCAGCAGGGGAGGCTGCTTCTGGCTGCCAATGTGGCCACCCTGGGCCTCCTCATGGCCCGGCTCCTTAGCACCTCTCCAG CTCTTCAGGGAACACCAGCATCCCGAGGTTTCTTCGCAGCTGCCATCCTCTTCCTGTCGCAATCCCACGTAGCACGGGCCACGCCTGGCTCAGACCAGGCGGTGCTGGCCCTGTCCCCCGACTACGAGGGCATCTGGGCGGATCTACAGGAGCTCTGGTTCCTGGGCATGCAGGCCTTCACAGGCTGTGTGCCCCTGCTGCCCTGGCTGGCCCCCGCCGCCCTGCGCTCCCGCTGGCCACAGGAGCTGCTCCAGCTGCTGGGCAGCGTCAGCCCCAACTCTGTCAAGCCTGAAATGGTAGCCGCCTATCAGGGTGTCCTGGTTGAGTTGGCACGGGCCAACCGGCTGTGCCGGGAGGCCATGAGGCTGCAGGCAGGCGAGGAGACGGCCAGCCACTACCACATGGCCGCCCTGGAGCAATGCCTGGCAGAGCCCTGA
- the NCDN gene encoding neurochondrin isoform X1 — MSCCDLAAAGQRDAQSLLCSQLGKAGIMASDCEPALNQAEGRNPTLERYLGALREAKNDSEQFAALLLVTKAVKAGDIDAKTRRRIFDAVGFTFPNRLLTTKEAPDGCPDHVLRALGVALLACFCSDPELAAHPQVLNKIPILSTFLTARGDPDDAARRSMIDDTYQCLTAVAGTPRGPRHLIAGGTVSALCQAYLGHGYGFDQALALLVGLLAAAETQCWKEGEPDLLAVLRGLSEDFQKAEDASKFELCQLLPLFLPPTTVPSECLRDLQAGLARILGSKLSSWQRNPALKLAARLAHACGSDWIPAGNSGSKFLALLVNLACVEVRLALEETGTEVKEDVVTACYALMELGIQECTRCEQSLLKEPQKVQLVSVMKEAIGAVIHYLQQVGPEKQKEPFVFASVRILGAWLAEETSSLRKEVCQLLPFLVRYAKTLYEETEEANDLSQQVATLAISPTTPGPTWPGDALRLLLPGWCHLTVEDGPREILIKEGAPSLLCKYFLQQWELTSPGHDTSVLPDSVEISLQTCCHIFLNLVVTAPGLIKRDACFTSLMNTLMASLPALVQQQGRLLLAANVATLGLLMARLLSTSPALQGTPASRGFFAAAILFLSQSHVARATPGSDQAVLALSPDYEGIWADLQELWFLGMQAFTGCVPLLPWLAPAALRSRWPQELLQLLGSVSPNSVKPEMVAAYQGVLVELARANRLCREAMRLQAGEETASHYHMAALEQCLAEP; from the exons ATGTCGTGTTGTGACCTGGCTGCGGCGGGACAG AGGGATGCTCAGTCCCTCTTGTGTTCACAGTTGGGCAAGGCGGGCATCATGGCCTCGGATTGCGAGCCAGCTCTGAACCAGGCAGAGGGCCGAAACCCCACCCTGGAGCGCTACCTGGGAGCCCTCCGTGAGGCCAAGAATGACAGCGAGCAGTTTGCAGCCCTGCTGCTA GTGACCAAGGCAGTCAAAGCAGGTGACATCGATGCCAAAACTAGGCGGCGGATCTTTGATGCTGTCGGCTTCACCTTCCCCAATCGTCTCCTGACTACCAAGGAGGCGCCGGATGGCTGCCCCGACCATGTTCTCCGGGCCTTGGGTGTGGCCCTGCTGGCCTGCTTCTGCAGTGACCCTGAACTAGCCGCCCATCCCCAGGTCCTGAACAAGATCCCCATCCTTAGCACCTTCCTCACAGCCCGGGGGGACCCTGACGATGCTGCCCGCCGTTCCATGATTGATGACACCTACCAGTGCCTGACAGCTGTGGCGGGCACACCTCGTGGGCCCCGACACCTCATTGCCGGTGGCACCGTGTCTGCCCTGTGTCAGGCGTACCTGGGGCATGGCTATGGCTTTGACCAGGCCCTGGCACTCCTGGTGGGGCTGTTGGCCGCTGCTGAGACACAGTGCTGGAAAGAGGGGGAGCCTGACCTGCTGGCTGTTTTGCGGGGCCTCAGCGAAGATTTCCAGAAAGCCGAGGATGCCAGTAAGTTTGAGCTCTGCCAGCTGCTGCCCCTCTTTCTGCCCCCAACAACTGTGCCCTCTGAATGCCTCCGGGATCTGCAGGCCGGGCTGGCACGCATCCTGGGCAGCAAGCTGAGCTCCTGGCAGCGCAACCCAGCACTGAAGCTGGCAGCCCGCCTGGCGCACGCCTGCGGCTCTGACTGGATCCCAGCGGGCAACTCCGGGAGCAAGTTCCTGGCCCTGCTGGTGAATCTGGCATGCGTGGAGGTGCGGCTGGCACTGGAGGAGACAGGCACAGAGGTGAAAGAGGATGTGGTGACCGCTTGCTACGCCCTCATGGAGTTGGGGATCCAGGAATGCACCCGCTGTGAGCAGTCACTGCTTAAGGAGCCACAGAAGGTGCAGCTTGTGAGCGTCATGAAGGAGGCCATCGGGGCTGTCATCCACTACCTGCAGCAG GTGGGGCCAGAGAAGCAAAAGGAGCCCTTTGTGTTTGCTTCCGTGCGGATCCTGGGTGCCTGGCTGGCCGAAGAAACCTCATCCCTGCGCAAGGAGGTCTGCCAGCTGCTGCCCTTCCTCGTCCGCTATGCCAAGACCCTCTACGAGGAGACCGAGGAGGCCAATGACCTCTCCCAGCAGGTGGCCACCTTGGCCAtctcccccaccaccccaggGCCCACCTGGCCAGGGGATGCTCTCCG GCTCCTCCTGCCCGGCTGGTGCCACCTGACGGTCGAAGATGGGCCCCGGGAGATCCTGATCAAGGAGGGGGCCCCCTCACTTCTGTGCAAGTATTTCCTGCAGCAGTGGGAACTCACATCCCCTGGCCATGACACCTCAGTGCTGCCCGACAGCGTGGAGATCAGCCTGCAGACCTGCTGTCACATCTTCCTCAACCTCGTGGTCACTGCACCGGGGCTGATCAA GCGAGATGCCTGCTTCACTTCTCTAATGAACACCCTGATGGCGTCGCTGCCCGCACTAGTACAGCAGCAGGGGAGGCTGCTTCTGGCTGCCAATGTGGCCACCCTGGGCCTCCTCATGGCCCGGCTCCTTAGCACCTCTCCAG CTCTTCAGGGAACACCAGCATCCCGAGGTTTCTTCGCAGCTGCCATCCTCTTCCTGTCGCAATCCCACGTAGCACGGGCCACGCCTGGCTCAGACCAGGCGGTGCTGGCCCTGTCCCCCGACTACGAGGGCATCTGGGCGGATCTACAGGAGCTCTGGTTCCTGGGCATGCAGGCCTTCACAGGCTGTGTGCCCCTGCTGCCCTGGCTGGCCCCCGCCGCCCTGCGCTCCCGCTGGCCACAGGAGCTGCTCCAGCTGCTGGGCAGCGTCAGCCCCAACTCTGTCAAGCCTGAAATGGTAGCCGCCTATCAGGGTGTCCTGGTTGAGTTGGCACGGGCCAACCGGCTGTGCCGGGAGGCCATGAGGCTGCAGGCAGGCGAGGAGACGGCCAGCCACTACCACATGGCCGCCCTGGAGCAATGCCTGGCAGAGCCCTGA